Proteins encoded within one genomic window of bacterium:
- a CDS encoding roadblock/LC7 domain-containing protein — protein sequence MNIIIYEIDKIKLETVLAGFIEESGARLAMLVGKSGVILSRKGDFSGVELQSLAALTAGSFASTQALAKVVGEKEFLGVFHQGKRSNIYISLVADFGILVAVFDVSTTVGMIRLCAREATKKLEPIIAEIIQRIKK from the coding sequence TTGAATATTATAATTTACGAGATTGATAAGATTAAATTGGAAACAGTTCTCGCTGGATTTATCGAGGAAAGTGGCGCAAGGCTGGCGATGTTGGTTGGAAAAAGTGGGGTTATACTCTCTCGGAAGGGTGATTTTTCTGGAGTTGAGCTACAATCTCTGGCAGCGCTTACCGCCGGGTCTTTCGCCAGCACTCAGGCTTTAGCTAAAGTAGTTGGAGAGAAAGAATTTCTTGGTGTATTCCATCAGGGAAAACGAAGCAATATATATATATCACTTGTTGCCGATTTCGGGATTTTAGTCGCTGTTTTCGATGTAAGCACTACTGTCGGTATGATAAGGCTTTGTGCACGGGAAGCTACGAAAAAACTAGAACCCATCATCGCAGAGATCATCCAAAGAATCAAGAAATAA
- a CDS encoding GTPase domain-containing protein, producing the protein MAQINVADKEVTVKIVYYGPGMSGKTTNLLYIHQRISGKSLTDMVSIATDGDRTLYFDFLPIETDIIPGFKAKFQLYTVPGQVQYNATRKLVLQGSDGIVFVADSQWSHQKENVDSFINLKENLLEEGIKLTDMPYILEYNKRDLNDAARLEYMDYLLNREKFKVPAFEAVATEGKGVFEVLNNITRMVVAKILKEIKG; encoded by the coding sequence ATGGCGCAAATAAATGTTGCCGATAAAGAAGTAACTGTTAAGATAGTTTATTATGGCCCCGGGATGTCGGGAAAGACAACCAATCTTCTTTATATTCATCAGCGTATTTCAGGAAAAAGCCTTACAGATATGGTCTCAATTGCTACCGATGGCGATAGAACATTGTATTTCGATTTTTTGCCAATTGAAACGGACATCATCCCCGGATTTAAAGCTAAATTCCAGCTTTATACGGTTCCGGGACAGGTTCAATATAATGCCACAAGAAAATTGGTGCTTCAGGGTTCCGATGGCATAGTCTTTGTTGCGGATTCACAGTGGTCTCACCAGAAAGAAAATGTAGATTCTTTCATTAATCTTAAAGAAAACCTACTTGAAGAAGGAATTAAGCTTACTGATATGCCATATATTTTGGAATATAATAAAAGGGACCTGAATGATGCTGCCCGTTTGGAATATATGGATTATCTTCTTAATCGTGAAAAATTCAAGGTTCCAGCTTTCGAGGCTGTTGCTACAGAAGGAAAAGGTGTATTTGAGGTTTTGAATAATATTACGCGGATGGTCGTAGCTAAGATTCTTAAAGAAATAAAAGGCTAA